From Microbacterium sp. YJN-G, a single genomic window includes:
- a CDS encoding isopenicillin N synthase family dioxygenase: MADLNLPILDLSQLDAGDEAAAEFREQLRAATHDVGFFYLTGTGIPAELEQRLHRTAREFFELPDEAKLAIENIKSPHFRGYTRIGGERTQGEVDWREQIDIGPERTAVAGGPAFHRLIGPNLWPAAQPELQAVVAEWHAVLCDVARKLLRAWALALGAAESYFDDHFGEPSTLIKIVRYPGTHEPEPQQGVGAHKDSGVLTLLWVEPGRGGLQVERDGEWVDAPPVDGAFVVNIGELLEYATGGYLKATNHRVVSPQAPDDRLSIPFFFNPALDTRLPLIELPPELAAQARGVTQDPRNPIHSLYGENALKSRLRAHPDVAAIHHADLVGSVRT; this comes from the coding sequence ATGGCCGACCTGAACCTTCCGATCCTCGATCTCTCGCAGCTGGATGCCGGCGACGAGGCCGCCGCAGAGTTCCGCGAGCAGCTGCGCGCCGCCACACACGACGTCGGGTTCTTCTACCTGACCGGCACCGGCATCCCGGCCGAGCTCGAACAGCGGCTGCACCGCACCGCCCGGGAGTTCTTCGAGCTGCCGGACGAGGCGAAGCTCGCGATCGAGAACATCAAGAGCCCGCATTTCCGCGGCTACACGCGCATCGGCGGAGAGCGCACCCAGGGCGAGGTCGACTGGCGCGAGCAGATCGATATCGGACCGGAGCGGACCGCCGTCGCCGGCGGGCCGGCGTTCCACCGGCTCATCGGCCCCAACCTGTGGCCTGCGGCGCAGCCCGAGCTGCAGGCGGTGGTCGCCGAGTGGCACGCCGTGCTGTGCGATGTCGCCCGCAAGCTGCTGCGTGCGTGGGCGCTTGCGCTGGGAGCCGCGGAATCGTACTTCGACGACCACTTCGGCGAGCCCTCGACGCTGATCAAGATCGTCCGCTACCCGGGCACCCACGAGCCCGAACCGCAGCAGGGCGTCGGGGCGCACAAGGACAGCGGCGTGCTCACGCTGCTGTGGGTGGAGCCGGGTCGCGGCGGCCTGCAGGTGGAGCGCGACGGTGAGTGGGTGGATGCTCCCCCGGTCGACGGTGCGTTCGTGGTGAACATCGGCGAACTGCTCGAGTACGCCACCGGCGGGTACCTCAAGGCGACGAACCACCGGGTGGTCTCCCCCCAGGCCCCGGATGACCGGCTGTCGATCCCGTTCTTCTTCAATCCGGCACTCGACACCCGGCTGCCGCTGATCGAGCTGCCGCCCGAGCTCGCCGCCCAGGCGCGGGGCGTGACCCAGGATCCGCGCAACCCGATCCACAGCCTGTACGGCGAGAACGCGCTGAAGTCACGTCTGCGCGCACACCCCGATGTGGCGGCGATCCATCACGCCGACCTGGTCGGCAGCGTCCGGACATGA
- the rpsO gene encoding 30S ribosomal protein S15, whose protein sequence is MALEADVKKAIIEEYATHPGDTGSPEVQVAMLTQRIKDLTEHLKEHKHDHHSRRGLFLLVGQRRRLLGYLQDIDIERYRSLIERLGLRR, encoded by the coding sequence ATGGCACTGGAAGCAGACGTCAAGAAGGCGATCATCGAAGAGTACGCGACGCACCCCGGTGACACCGGATCCCCCGAGGTGCAGGTCGCGATGCTGACGCAGCGCATCAAGGACCTCACCGAGCACCTCAAGGAGCACAAGCACGACCACCACTCGCGTCGTGGGCTGTTCCTGCTCGTCGGTCAGCGCCGTCGTCTGCTCGGCTACCTCCAGGACATCGACATCGAGCGCTACCGCTCGCTGATCGAGCGTCTCGGACTGCGCCGCTAA
- a CDS encoding acyltransferase family protein, with translation MSSAEQVPPTGSTGAITRPRRRVPFWDNARFACIVLVVLGHGIQRLIYDSDVSYAFYLWVYAFHMPAFAIISGYFSKADSPTRRQMARVITDILVPYVIFEGLWSLTKWLVEGQADPNLTQPSWTLWFLLALGIFRLVLPYLALLRWPLVWALAISIGVGYLSNVNSTFSLSRTLGLMFFFTLGWWLREHDVVRRLQLIERRPWWIRATAIAVLGLWAFVCWRWLPVWDAVELRFWFFYDDSYADLTADQWWAGGIRLGLIALAIILSGSFFALLPRRTQWWTTLGQYTMYVYLLHSFVLYPFRESGVLRGLEPTWIWLPLVTLLSVAIAFLLASKPVRRLFRPLIEPRPRWMFADARLTTGSDHRSDPTGSRRS, from the coding sequence ATGAGCAGTGCCGAACAGGTCCCGCCCACCGGTTCCACGGGCGCGATCACCCGCCCGCGCCGCCGTGTCCCATTCTGGGACAACGCCCGGTTCGCGTGCATCGTCCTGGTGGTCCTCGGCCACGGCATCCAGCGGCTGATCTACGACTCCGACGTCTCCTACGCGTTCTACCTGTGGGTCTACGCCTTCCACATGCCGGCGTTCGCGATCATCTCGGGCTACTTCTCGAAGGCCGACAGCCCCACCCGGCGGCAGATGGCACGTGTCATCACCGACATCCTGGTGCCGTACGTCATCTTCGAGGGGCTGTGGTCGCTCACGAAGTGGCTCGTCGAGGGGCAGGCCGACCCGAATCTCACCCAGCCGTCGTGGACGCTGTGGTTCCTGCTCGCGCTCGGCATCTTCCGCCTGGTCCTCCCCTACCTGGCGCTGCTGCGCTGGCCTCTCGTCTGGGCGCTGGCGATCTCGATCGGCGTGGGGTACCTCAGCAACGTCAACAGCACGTTCTCGCTGTCGCGGACCCTCGGGCTGATGTTCTTCTTCACGCTGGGCTGGTGGCTGCGCGAGCATGACGTCGTGCGGCGTCTGCAGCTCATCGAGCGCCGGCCATGGTGGATTCGGGCCACGGCGATCGCCGTGCTGGGTCTCTGGGCGTTCGTGTGCTGGCGGTGGCTGCCGGTGTGGGACGCGGTCGAACTGCGGTTCTGGTTCTTCTACGACGACTCGTACGCCGACCTCACCGCGGATCAGTGGTGGGCCGGCGGCATCCGTCTGGGACTGATCGCCCTGGCGATCATCCTCAGCGGGTCGTTCTTCGCGCTCCTGCCGCGTCGCACCCAGTGGTGGACCACGCTCGGGCAGTACACGATGTACGTCTACCTGCTGCACTCGTTCGTGCTGTACCCGTTCCGGGAGTCGGGCGTGCTGCGCGGACTCGAGCCGACCTGGATCTGGCTGCCGCTGGTCACGCTCCTGTCTGTCGCGATCGCCTTCCTGCTCGCCTCGAAGCCGGTACGCCGGCTGTTCCGGCCGCTGATCGAGCCGCGCCCGCGCTGGATGTTCGCGGATGCGCGCCTGACGACCGGTTCCGATCACCGCAGCGACCCCACCGGCTCGCGGCGCAGCTGA